The following proteins are co-located in the Diorhabda carinulata isolate Delta chromosome 4, icDioCari1.1, whole genome shotgun sequence genome:
- the LOC130892563 gene encoding 60S ribosomal protein L38 — MPRELTEIKEFLLTARRKDAKSVKIKKNSENTKFKVRCSRFLYTLVITDKEKAEKLKQSLPPGLQVKEVK, encoded by the exons ATG ccACGAGAATTGACAGAAATTAAAGAATTTCTTCTGACTGCAAGAAGGAAAGATGCTAAGT ctgttaaaataaagaaaaattcagaaaatacCAAATTCAAAGTGCGCTGTTCCAGGTTTCTGTATACCCTAGTAATTACAGATAAGGAAAAAGCTGAAAAATTGAAGCAGTCACTTCCTCCAG gTCTGCAAGTAAAAGAGGTCAAGTGA
- the LOC130892562 gene encoding lipid droplet-associated hydrolase isoform X2, translating into MLQTINETYIELNSVPTKISTIGKTIGDAFEVGENLVIIIPGNPGINSFYDKFAKRIHEKLKCSVWCVGHAGHNLSQPLKTVPNYKDNTDLYGLKGQVQNKVNFFAKYIPENAKIHLIGHSIGSYMVLELLENPSLSKRINHSYLLFPTIENMANSKNGKILTNYVKYVVWLAVLLSGLFMIFPRFIQTALIHAYMRVVGIPNYNCENIRQLIKPSVLKRVFHLAYEEMDQVLERNNLSIKNNETKINLLYGKFDGWTPMSYYNNIKTDFPNINAEVTTINHAFVLKSSYEVADIVSEKITNPEKCNLA; encoded by the exons atgctTCAGACCATAAATGAAACTTACATAGAACTTAATTCAGTACcaacaaaaatatcaacaataggTAAAACCATTGGAGATGCTTTTGAAGTTGGTGAAAATCTAGTTATAATAATACCAGGCAATCCAGGGATTAATAGTTTCTATGATAAATTTGCAAAAAgaattcatgaaaaattgaaatgttctGTTTGGTGTGTAGGACATGCTGGGCATAATTTATCACAGCCTTTGAAAACTGTACCAAATTACAAGGATAATACTGACCTTTATGGATTAAAAGGTCAAGTTCAAAATAAAGTAA ATTTCTTTGCAAAATATATTCCAGAAAATGCAAAGATTCATCTTATAGGACATTCCATTGGTTCTTACATGGTACTAGAACTTCTAGAAAATCCTTCTTTATCAAAACGAATAAATCATTCATATTTACTTTTTCCAACCATAGAAAACATGGCTAATAGTAAGAATggtaaaatattaacaaattatgttaaatatgTGGTATGGTTGGCAGTTCTTTTATCAGGACTATTTATGATATTCCCAAGATTTATCCAAACTGCCTTGATACATGCATATATGAGGGTAGTAGGTATACCAAATTATAACTGTGAGAACATAAGACAACTGATTAAACCAAGTGTTTTGAAAAGAGTATTTCACTTGGCTTATGAAGAAATGGATCAAGTATTGGAAAGAAATAATCTTAGCATTAAGAACAATgagacaaaaattaatttactttaTGGTAAATTTGATGGTTGGACACCAATgagttattataataatattaaaactgattttccaaatattaatgCTGAAGTTACGACAATTAATCATGCTTTTGTTCTAAAAAGTAGTTATGAAGTAGCTGATATCGTTAGTGAAAAGATAACTAATCCAG AAAAGTGTAACCTGGCATAA
- the LOC130892562 gene encoding lipid droplet-associated hydrolase isoform X1: protein MLQTINETYIELNSVPTKISTIGKTIGDAFEVGENLVIIIPGNPGINSFYDKFAKRIHEKLKCSVWCVGHAGHNLSQPLKTVPNYKDNTDLYGLKGQVQNKVDFFAKYIPENAKIHLIGHSIGSYMVLELLENPSLSKRINHSYLLFPTIENMANSKNGKILTNYVKYVVWLAVLLSGLFMIFPRFIQTALIHAYMRVVGIPNYNCENIRQLIKPSVLKRVFHLAYEEMDQVLERNNLSIKNNETKINLLYGKFDGWTPMSYYNNIKTDFPNINAEVTTINHAFVLKSSYEVADIVSEKITNPEKCNLA from the exons atgctTCAGACCATAAATGAAACTTACATAGAACTTAATTCAGTACcaacaaaaatatcaacaataggTAAAACCATTGGAGATGCTTTTGAAGTTGGTGAAAATCTAGTTATAATAATACCAGGCAATCCAGGGATTAATAGTTTCTATGATAAATTTGCAAAAAgaattcatgaaaaattgaaatgttctGTTTGGTGTGTAGGACATGCTGGGCATAATTTATCACAGCCTTTGAAAACTGTACCAAATTACAAGGATAATACTGACCTTTATGGATTAAAAGGTCAAGTTCAAAATAAA gtAGATTTCTTTGCAAAATATATTCCAGAAAATGCAAAGATTCATCTTATAGGACATTCCATTGGTTCTTACATGGTACTAGAACTTCTAGAAAATCCTTCTTTATCAAAACGAATAAATCATTCATATTTACTTTTTCCAACCATAGAAAACATGGCTAATAGTAAGAATggtaaaatattaacaaattatgttaaatatgTGGTATGGTTGGCAGTTCTTTTATCAGGACTATTTATGATATTCCCAAGATTTATCCAAACTGCCTTGATACATGCATATATGAGGGTAGTAGGTATACCAAATTATAACTGTGAGAACATAAGACAACTGATTAAACCAAGTGTTTTGAAAAGAGTATTTCACTTGGCTTATGAAGAAATGGATCAAGTATTGGAAAGAAATAATCTTAGCATTAAGAACAATgagacaaaaattaatttactttaTGGTAAATTTGATGGTTGGACACCAATgagttattataataatattaaaactgattttccaaatattaatgCTGAAGTTACGACAATTAATCATGCTTTTGTTCTAAAAAGTAGTTATGAAGTAGCTGATATCGTTAGTGAAAAGATAACTAATCCAG AAAAGTGTAACCTGGCATAA